A DNA window from Leishmania panamensis strain MHOM/PA/94/PSC-1 chromosome 27 sequence contains the following coding sequences:
- a CDS encoding hypothetical protein (TriTrypDB/GeneDB-style sysID: LpmP.27.0470) encodes MPIAASPFMATRTGTCAVLEMRHRTVIVAIEAELRDSLTSAADGESTSYVLWALTIPMRVACFADGLYTKTSPVPLAFASVVSGTPRRRAVVSLPRWDLSGGTRSALLLAPLDVPSVLVQEALEEALGVRRAAAQSSPSLKRVPVVRWRLSGTEAISLDLLAEVEWQPLLHRRWYELKSYVRQGTVVPYYSAKAGCRSANGTHIHRSSADSFHSAPPVSTGVMFAGDVKEADAVSVNRACVMWTDGMVGLFDEVKPYYRVYEPARLEKTIRVRRFPHRYADVVGEVPFGKRIEAFGRATDPFTAEEYVLVYLPTEEAFAAHVSTYNLIYMGEGRYIWGWSKLAGTSDLPLLVEAEGNDASAGDTPAGLGNDHAIGSTTCSARSSVQEGGRSDVMLLPEPTFYTPVRDGRPVRIRSKPLLSSTVLREMETNEVRTAVALVTVPLCLPADPTGMLVNHVFVEWQQGGYSLLCNATESFLAPVQLSRVPRRLSIRTCSNGEKGMAAVPEVLDLCRQRSPKRGRDSTASENTNEEATLAELISPHRASARVASDASLRSLHSLPESLQGSLKKGEMRPEDLLAIEEAREGRESDNSGDGSGYF; translated from the coding sequence ATGCCCATCGCTGCATCACCCTTCATGGCAACGAGGACCGGCACGTGCGCCGTGCTGGAGATGCGTCATCGCACTGTTATTGTGGCCATCGAGGCGGAGTTGAGGGATTCCTTGACCTCGGCGGCGGATGGCGAGTCCACATCCTACGTCCTGTGGGCCCTCACTATCCCGATGCGAGTGGCCTGCTTTGCAGACGGCCTCTATACGAAGACCTCTCCCGTGCCTCTCGCCTTCGCAAGCGTTGTGTCTggcacgccgcgccgccgcgctgtggTATCTCTGCCCCGCTGGGACCTTAGCGGAGGCACCCGCTCTGCGCTTCTGCTGGCTCCCCTCGACGTACCATCGGTGCTTGTtcaggaggcgctggaagAGGCACTCGGCGTGcgtcgcgctgcggcacagTCGTCACCGTCATTGAAGAGGGTACCAGTGGTACGATGGAGACTGAGCGGGACTGAAGCGATATCGCTCGACCTACTGGCGGAGGTTGAGTGGCAACCGCTCCTACACCGGCGATGGTACGAACTGAAGAGCTACGTCCGCCAGGGCACGGTGGTTCCCTACTACTCTGCGAAGGCTGGCTGTCGCTCAGCCAATGGCACCCACATCCACCGTAGCAGCGCTGACTCCTTCCACAGTGCCCCCCCTGTGTCGACCGGTGTCATGTTTGCCGGAGATGTGAAGGAGGCTGACGCGGTGTCGGTGAACAGGGCGTGTGTGATGTGGACAGACGGTATGGTGGGCCTCTTTGATGAGGTGAAGCCGTACTACCGCGTGTACGAGCCAGCACGACTGGAGAAGACAATTCGCGTGCGGCGCTTCCCTCACCGGTACGCAGACGTGGTGGGCGAGGTTCCCTTTGGGAAGCGCATTGAGGCCTTTGGACGTGCCACAGACCCGTTCACAGCGGAGGAGTACGTCCTGGTGTACCTCCCAACCGAGGAGGCCTTTGCAGCACACGTGAGCACGTATAATCTGATCTATATGGGCGAGGGACGGTACATCTGGGGCTGGTCGAAACTGGCGGGGACGAGTGACCTACCGCTGTTGGTCGAGGCTGAAGGCAACGACGCGAGCGCTGGCGACACCCCTGCCGGGCTAGGCAACGACCACGCCATCGGATCGACTACGTGTAGCGCACGCTCAAGTGTTCAGGAAGGCGGCCGATCGGATGTCATGCTCCTTCCAGAGCCCACGTTCTACACGCCTGTCCGAGATGGTCGCCCGGTGCGCATTCGGTCCAAGCCGCTTCTGTCGTCGACGGTGTTGCGAGAGATGGAGACGAACGAGGTGCGGACGGCGGTGGCTCTggtgacggtgccgctgtgcctTCCAGCGGACCCAACGGGGATGCTTGTCAACCACGTCTTCGTGGAGTGGCAGCAGGGCGGCTACTCACTGCTGTGCAATGCCACGGAGTCTTTCCTGGCGCCTGTGCAGTTGTCGCGCGTAccgcgccgcctctccaTCCGCACGTGCAGCAACGGCGAAAAAGGTATGGCAGCCGTACCAGAGGTTTTGGACCTCTGCCGGCAACGAAGCCCCAAGCGCGGACGCGATTCGACGGCCTCGGAGAACACCAATGAGGAGGCAACGCTAGCTGAGCTTATCAGTCCACACCGCGCGTCGGCGCGCGTGGCTTCTGATGCGTCTCTGCGGAGTCTGCATTCCCTACCAGAGTCGCTGCAGGGGTCGttgaagaagggggagatgCGACCGGAGGACTTGCTCGCCATAGAggaagcgagggaggggcgcgagagcgacaacagcggcgacggcagtggcTATTTTTGA
- a CDS encoding calpain-like cysteine peptidase, putative (TriTrypDB/GeneDB-style sysID: LpmP.27.0480.A~disrupted due to non-sequenced internal amino acid repeat), translating to MGASSIYEVPDSGNMFVDHEFNKNNAGIATKWISITQLYPNGVNQPLLPEVFSREQFGQGNHYECFMISALATLVRFPDVIRNCFVTQKVRQDGRYTFQFFRGREWVRVEIDDTIPMEDGEVLYLRSPTEHWWPLLLEKAYAKFYTAYDHLEGCTLQETFHDLTGNPVLNIPMDAKLAKAAGAEVTEGFYWLDLAQRIHSGELVASVLTKDIELETMGLQREQQYGLLDIFSLQGTSALDDIVIRLHNPFEDDEFVYTGPLNQNDLAWSDKHRVKYDVNNPRSIFLPLNVFLRIVNSMQLCYISTVASDATYFEDEWKGESAGGNPTSVSWRKNPLYCFRNHGTEAVTLSVVVKQDDQRHRKGPKEETTYKQCGMILSQCTYHYPIPTFWVTANNHKPIFKSLFLNSREVANTIKIPPQALCYLVPSCMHKGDEAKFLLAVYRMAHEDYSNIAINKLTGTEMDWKNPATGEVQLQMQTKDRVDFYVDEATDVHILLHQTKPYVSKSGGDAMTEDYMGMYLYDDTDRKVAGVHAATNFRETSVIHRLPRSGRYAISITCPRGKGDVPAKVTIVSSFGSQVRRVTAPEDASMLPDEAESVEENEGIRPRVTRIDYEAFQEPSADVPERPDSNVPFEDRGFMQWNGDVTMGPWVHIGDLYPEGKTVPLLPNELRRDQFGQGDHYDCSTLTAFAALLERHPDVIRNCFVSKNPRKDGRYTFQFHRYGQWVKVEIDDRIPMVKDDTVFCRSPTHHWWPLLLEKAYAKFYTLYENLAGCSLAEVFHDFSGRPVINTPLDLPTTMPAELDITSPMYWLRLRDELRTTAVGAQTGDATENLGLAPHQFYGVLDILVTSASPPRSLSEVVVQLHNPYAAYTYTGPMSDPADPRWASRGMHHISTMQNTFCVPADIFLHTFFIISQVHLLGLIEPCWNFHSEWGDGTNGGNPSLLTWRENPLYTVVNTSNEAVEIMAMIRQPDKRRQLHLLPELSYVRCDLLLAQSMENDSILTYLVTHNNHQVVQKGIFLNYREVASKIRVPPQSQCYLVPTAMYHEKSIFLLSYWYRRPADERAVSISRLRLNVARDLPAVKHVTMVPEGKDRVDFLVDVPTVAHILLSQWNRDARSSSDVRTDNYVGMYLYDDAKQQVARVSAASNLKEIGLVAYLPAQGRYVLSITCPAARDVEVKCRVEIVCVEAARVRITDAYESAQCCEDLKGQPLVELVDSDTLVDGDRHTTGPVEVAVEKRQPVSAAQLQEKTSRASPADAEAKERALSFSFMRPQYLGIPTGDLPLMENPAFAKMAQEREQLRRHLLQNAARVNTLENTMDNMAARMADDMHKRERAFLGSQAEGIPLELLPLNEDEQFTGLEHTLRLAMKDPEKNRDDVAVWQEMLKKRVREVANEKRASERDLFLNPMHLGLPVDDLPLDIDPEFHLLEVARLRERQQEPCDEAKIRKLNDALNERAEGLAVAELAADRQHMKPEHLHVAIDELPLSENRNFVLKEALRREKMKSSCEGATAVAALEDELNDMAKDMAAELLAKQRPSYLAPEHNGRRIADLPLNTSNNFLAKERRRRDLLKQPNPDMNKVIEIEEELGHMASSMAIAMNAAERPQYMKDSYHTKNLGELPLNADTTITTLEAQRARLKYDPLRNAAAIRATEELINSRAAALAKSMMHEERVRLYGKPNGVPVNLLDLHEDSLIRHLEEERMNLLSNPATNPHVINTIEEKLKARAAEIADNFRANMRAEITGEQCRSPSLMSVGSDAPCQDMEEKLYALLSEDPISNEEQIIDLKEAIRKRHGELKRQAVHALRSFLEEAPFGILLAEVGLDEDPEYMEKEADLQKSLANNCSATQIKAIRDSMQLRVYELAAEKLVRRYPFLNKRPAGIPLAELPILSRDQPFLQAINDMEKTEADEQKTEAQLRAHQEALNQRLHAVAEEQKWKEREMFLVAAPAAVPLRLLPLDNDADFVHLEEKRRSSLQSGNAIDIRTIENTLNERA from the coding sequence ATGGGGGCTTCATCGATTTACGAAGTGCCGGACAGTGGCAACATGTTCGTTGACCATGAGTTCAACAAGAACAACGCTGGCATCGCCACTAAATGGATTTCGATTACCCAACTTTATCCTAACGGCGTGaaccagccgctgctgcccgagGTTTTCTCGCGTGAGCAGTTTGGCCAAGGCAACCACTACGAATGCTTCATGATCTCTGCCCTCGCAACGCTTGTGCGCTTCCCTGATGTGATCCGCAACTGCTTTGTGACCCAGAAAGTGCGCCAGGATGGCCGCTACACGTTCCAGTTCTTCCGCGGGCGGGAGTGGGTGAGGGTCGAGATCGACGACACAATTCCCATGGAGGACGGCGAGGTGCTCTACCTTCGGTCCCCGACGGAGCACtggtggccgctgctgttggagAAGGCGTACGCGAAGTTCTACACCGCCTACGACCACCTCGAGGGCTGCACACTGCAGGAGACCTTCCACGACCTGACTGGCAACCCGGTGCTGAACATCCCCATGGACGCCAAGCTGGCTAAGGCGGCAGGAGCCGAGGTTACGGAGGGCTTTTACTGGCTTGACTTGGCGCAGCGCATACACTCTGGGGAGCTTGTGGCATCAGTGCTTACCAAAGATATCGAGCTCGAGACGATGGGTCTGCAGCGAGAACAACAGTACGGCCTCCTCGAtatcttctctcttcagGGGACATCCGCGCTCGATGACATCGTTATTCGCCTGCACAACCCCTTCGAAGATGACGAATTTGTCTACACTGGCCCCCTCAACCAGAACGACTTGGCGTGGTCAGATAAGCACCGCGTTAAGTACGACGTCAACAACCCGCGCTCCATCTTCTTGCCGCTGAATGTTTTCCTTCGCATTGTCAACTCGATGCAGCTATGCTACATCAGCACCGTTGCCTCGGATGCGACGTATTTTGAGGACGAGTGGAAGGGTGAGTCGGCCGGCGGCAATCCCACCAGCGTGTCGTGGCGCAAAAATCCCCTTTACTGCTTCAGGAATCACGGCACAGAGGCGGTGACGCTTTCAGTTGTGGTCAAACAGGATGATCAGCGGCACCGGAAAGGCCCGAAGGAGGAGACCACGTACAAGCAGTGCGGCATGATCCTTTCACAATGCACCTATCACTACCCGATCCCCACCTTCTGGGTGACTGCCAACAACCACAAGCCAATCTTTAAGAGCCTCTTCCTCAACTCACGTGAGGTGGCAAATACCATCAAAATTCCGCCGCAAGCACTCTGCTACCTCGTCCCCTCCTGTATGCACAAGGGTGACGAGGCCAAGTTCCTGCTGGCCGTCTACCGCATGGCTCATGAAGACTACAGCAACATCGCCATCAATAAGCTCACGGGGACTGAAATGGACTGGAAGAACCCTGCTACAGGGgaagtgcagctgcagaTGCAAACCAAAGACCGGGTCGACTTCTACGTTGATGAAGCCACCGATGTACACATCCTTCTCCACCAAACAAAGCCCTACGTCAGCAAGTCGGGCGGCGATGCCATGACGGAGGATTACATGGGTATGTACCTCTACGACGACACGGACCGCAAGGTGGCGGGTGTGCACGCCGCGACGAACTTTCGTGAAACGAGCGTCAtccaccgccttcctcggAGTGGTCGGTATGCCATCTCGATCACGTGCCCGCGCGGAAAGGGCGACGTGCCGGCCAAAGTCACTATTGTATCTTCCTTTGGCAGCCAGGTTCGCCGCGTCACGGCTCCAGAGGACGCCTCCATGCTGCCTGATGAAGCGGAGAGCGTCGAGGAGAATGAAGGCATACGCCCGCGAGTCACTCGCATCGACTACGAAGCGTTCCAAGAGCCGTCCGCTGATGTGCCGGAGCGTCCAGACAGTAACGTGCCGTTTGAAGATCGTGGATTTATGCAATGGAACGGCGATGTGACGATGGGGCCGTGGGTGCACATCGGCGACCTGTACCCTGAAGGCAAGAccgtgccgctgttgccgaACGAGCTGAGGCGGGACCAGTTCGGGCAGGGCGACCACTACGACTGCAGTACGCTGACGGCGTtcgcggcactgctggaACGCCACCCCGACGTGATCCGCAACTGCTTCGTCTCGAAGAACCCGCGCAAGGACGGCCGCTACACGTTCCAGTTCCACCGCTACGGGCAGTGGGTGAAGGTGGAGATCGACGACCGCATTCCGATGGTGAAGGACGACACGGTGTTTTGCCGCTCGCCGACCCACCACtggtggccgctgctgctggagaaggcgtacGCGAAGTTCTACACGCTGTATGAGAACTTGGCGGGCTGCTCGCTCGCTGAGGTCTTCCACGACTTCTCCGGCCGTCCTGTCATCAACACGCCGCTGGACTTACCAACGACAATGCCAGCTGAGTTGGACATAACGTCTCCCATGTACTGGCTGAGGCTGCGTGACGAGCTACGCACCACAGCCGTGGGAGCCCAAACCGGCGATGCCACAGAGAATCTCGGTCTGGCACCTCACCAGTTTTACGGTGTCCTCGACATACTCGTCACTTCTGCATCACCACCTCGTTCCCTcagcgaggtggtggtgcagctgcataACCCGTACGCGGCGTACACCTACACTGGCCCTATGTCCGATCCGGCGGATCCGCGGTGGGCGTCGCGAGGAATGCACCACATCAGCACCATGCAGAACACCTTCTGTGTGCCGGCCGACATCTTCCTGCACACATTCTTCATCATTTCGCAGGTGCATCTTCTTGGACTCATCGAGCCCTGCTGGAACTTTCACAGTGAATGGGGTGACGGTACGAACGGCGGCAACCCGTCACTGCTCACGTGGCGCGAAAACCCGCTCTACACCGTTGTCAATACAAGCaacgaggcggtggagaTAATGGCCATGATTCGGCAGCCAGACAagcggcgccagctgcactTGTTGCCAGAGCTGAGCTACGTGCGGTGCGACCTTCTCCTGGCACAGAGCATGGAGAACGATTCGATTCTGACGTACCTTGTCACGCATAACAACCACCAAGTCGTGCAGAAGGGCATCTTCCTCAATTACCGAGAGGTGGCAAGCAAGATACGCGTTCCACCTCAATCGCAGTGCTACCTCGTTCCAACGGCCATGTACCATGAGAAAAGCATCTTTCTGCTCTCGTACTGGTACCGCAGACCGGCGGACGAGCGCGCGGTGAGCATTTCTCGCCTTCGCCTCAACGTCGCCCGTGACTTGCCGGCGGTCAAGCACGTTACAATGGTGCCCGAGGGAAAAGATCGTGTCGACTTCCTCGTCGACGTGCCTACAGTCGCGCACATTCTCCTCTCGCAATGGAACCGAGATGCGCGCAGTAGTAGTGACGTGCGGACTGACAATTACGTCGGCATGTACCTCTACGACgatgcgaagcagcaggTGGCACGGGTGTCGGCGGCGTCAAACTTGAAGGAGATCGGCCTGGTGGCCTACCTGCCCGCACAAGGCCGCTACGTGTTGTCCATCACGTGTCCAGCGGCGAGGGATGTAGAGGTGAAGTGTCGAGTCGAGATCGTTTGCGTTGAGGCGGCGCGGGTGCGCATCACAGACGCGTACGAGAGTGCGCAGTGCTGTGAAGACCTAAAGGGGCAGCCGCTGGTCGAGCTCGTCGACAGTGATACGCTGGTGGATGGCGATCGCCACACTACGGGGCCTGTGGAAGTGGCCGTGGAAAAGCGGCAGCCCGTGAGCGCAGCACAGTTGCAGGAGAAGACGAGTCGTGCGTCGCCTGCGGATgcggaagcgaaagagagggcgctGTCGTTCTCGTTTATGCGTCCGCAGTACCTGGGCATCCCGACCGGTGACCTGCCGCTCATGGAGAACCCCGCGTTTGCAAAGATGGCccaggaaagagagcagctTAGAAGACATCTTTTGCAGAACGCAGCCCGCGTGAACACGCTTGAGAATACAATGGATAATATggcggcgaggatggcggACGACATGCACAAGCGGGAGCGCGCTTTCCTCGGATCCCAAGCGGAGGGGATaccgctggagctgcttcCGCTGAACGAAGACGAGCAGTTCACTGGTCTCGAGCATACACTGCGATTGGCAATGAAGGATCCAGAGAAGAATCGGGACGACGTAGCGGTATGGCAGGAAATGCTGAAGAAACGGGTGAGAGAGGTGGCGAACGAGAAGAGGGCTAGCGAGCGCGATCTCTTCCTCAACCCTATGCATTTGGGACTCCCAGTGGACGATTTGCCACTTGACATCGACCCGGAGTTCCACCTCCTTGAGGTAGCGCGACTGCGCGAGCGTCAGCAGGAACCGTGCGACGAGGCGAAGATTCGAAAGCTGAACGACGCCCTCAACGAGCGTGCCGAAGGGTTGGCAGTTGCGGAGCTCGCGGCGGATCGCCAGCATATGAAACCAGAGCACTTGCACGTCGCGATCGATGAGCTACCGCTGAGCGAGAATCGCAACTTTGTCCtcaaggaggcgctgcgccgggAGAAAATGAAGAGCTCATGCGAgggtgccaccgctgtcgctgcgttgGAGGATGAGCTGAACGATATGGCGAAGGATATggcggcagagctgctggcCAAGCAGCGCCCCAGCTACCTCGCACCAGAACACAACGGACGGCGCATTGCGGATCTTCCGCTCAACACCAGCAACAACTTCCTTGCAAAGGAGCGTAGGCGGCGTGACTTGTTGAAGCAACCAAATCCAGACATGAACAAGGTGATAGAGATTGAGGAAGAGCTGGGCCACATGGCGAGCAGTATGGCCATCGCGATGAACGCAGCAGAGCGTCCGCAGTACATGAAAGACAGCTACCATACCAAGAACCTGGGAGAGCTTCCTCTGAATGCCgacaccaccatcaccacactGGAGGCTCAGCGCGCGCGACTGAAGTACGATCCTCTGCGAAACGCAGCAGCCATTCGCGCGACTGAGGAATTGATTAACagccgtgccgccgcgctggcaAAATCAATGATGCACGAGGAGCGCGTGAGACTCTACGGCAAGCCAAATGGAGTGCCCGTGAACTTGCTTGACCTCCATGAAGACTCACTCATTCGACAtctcgaggaggagcgcatgaATCTCTTGAGCAACCCAGCCACCAACCCTCACGTCATCAACACCATCGAAGAGAAGTTGAAGGCTCGAGCGGCAGAGATAGCAGACAACTTTCGTGCGAACATGCGAGCCGAAATCACGGGCGAGCAGTGCCGCAGCCCGTCTTTGATGTCAGTgggcagcgacgcaccgTGCCAGGACATGGAGGAAAAGTTGtacgccctcctctccgaGGACCCCATCTCCAACGAGGAACAGATCATAGATCTCAAGGAGGCCATTCGCAAGAGACATGGGGAGCTAAAGCGGCAGGCCGTGCACGCCTTGCGCTCCTTTCTCGAAGAAGCACCCTTCGGCATCTTGCTGGCAGAGGTGGGTCTCGACGAAGATCCCGAATACATGGAAAAAGAGGCGGATCTCCAGAAGAGCCTCGCTAACAATTGCTCAGCAACACAGATAAAAGCCATTCGAGACAGCATGCAACTACGCGTGTATGAGCTAGCAGCGGAGAAGCTTGTGCGGCGCTACCCATTCCTCAACAAGCGCCCGGCTGGCATCCCTCTCGCCGAACTCCCGATCCTGAGCCGCGACCAGCCCTTCTTACAAGCCATTAACGATATGGAAAAGACAGAGGCTGACGAACAAAAGACAGAGGCGCAGTTGCGCGCTCACCAAGAAGCCTTGAACCAACGCCTGCATGCCGTTGCCGAAGAACAGAAATGGAAGGAGCGGGAAATGTTCCTTGTTGCGGCGCCTGCCGCTGTCCCGCTACGCCTGCTTCCCCTCGACAATGACGCCGACTTCGTCCACCTTGAGGAGAAGCGTCGAAGTAGTCTACAATCCGGCAACGCAATCGACATACGTACCATCGAAAATACTCTCAACGAACGCGCA
- a CDS encoding calpain-like cysteine peptidase, putative (TriTrypDB/GeneDB-style sysID: LpmP.27.0480.B~disrupted due to non-sequenced internal amino acid repeat) — protein KEMAAIEEEMMVRVFSLARGLVYCQDCLEKKDECSCVSGGMGMRKYVGSCEDVDSAVALNFLKGRRTTERGFDGLLDSVVDGVPTVLLKLSEDDVFCKQNEEYLVVLKADAELKRIRQLEGEMLDRAHVLARRFKDEIRSAVVGEKMALLAEGGAELDRDETFVALERELFNLEASDDRGGGCRRAALVDSLRQRASELAEIPLHGVYRGIFAETVSEVSQKELFDNLPGGPRQSPSPKKNGRYVGTVMGRSTRNVADEIEAGESYLFLGKEAYGIPLDKIPYRDDEVFRGLSEERRRVMNHPEDYSAGYQEEVEDALRRRVEELADEYKRDHIKHTTASDGQATKPRKRNGTPGESCSPPRRPQGKTKLREVEERTEEHRRETVELASAFTDPPFHDANSQAEGAWPRIADVYPEGLMQPLLPNYPKTSDMASPAGDLTYLAPFLAALSRQPPLLHRLFQVKTHPVRAPYTFVFFDPNGTPVTVGIDDRIPCDANGVPRFTVSPNGAWWPLLVEKAYAKYVGGYNRFDECTSHETLRDLTGRPVTHLPLDAKLSAEVSGCNYRDVTFWRRIHEQLERGDVFMAVSSDMTPDGIHRHCHYAVFDVIETVPGSNDPSDVVVKIHNCYRDAPEYHGPLAKGDSDWTPTLRSACKADPESEPEFLYVPQPVFLRNFSSMQRCHVNCGDRLTVSGEWTGACSGGNPTYTTFRRNPMYLVQNNSNRNVTVLAELRHSAPVYYDAHNLGVYHLTALALLRPDSNAQLVAPLLAYNTHKFVQKGLLTDAREVCVEMELPANSTCYLIPYTKKKACFGKYQLSVYPQDNPVNLTTLRPIDETHSCLTKDVLVQPGTGTSVRVDLVVSSPCDVHALLHQNKVTDPKSIKRGDHLAEDEIFMAAYENNTALVCSTGDASNAREHAIAFQATKPGRYTFLVGCPSRPVSGGAPCTLIIYTPTYAQARFASLNEPIRPNVPPRVQSSKATTSSASARLGAWQPQVPQRSASTSSIAAQTPRGNPRNRRYL, from the coding sequence CGAAAGAGATGGCTGCTATTGAAGAGGAGATGATGGTGCGTGTTTTTTCTTTGGCACGTGGTCTTGTCTATTGTCAGGATTGTCTTGAGAAGAAGGACGAGTGTTCTTGTGTAAGTGGTGGGATGGGAATGCGGAAATATGTAGGCAGTTGTGAAGATGTTGACAGTGCTGTTGCATTGAATTTTTTGAAGGGTAGGCGCACAACGGAAAGGGGCTTCGATGGGCTGTTGGATTCGGTGGTTGATGGTGTCCCCACTGTGCTTTTGAAGTTGAGCGAAGATGATGTTTTTTGTAAGCAAAATGAGGAGTATCTCGTCGTGTTAAAGGCTGATGCAGAGCTGAAGAGAATTCGTCAActggagggagagatgctCGATCGTGCTCACGTACTTGCTCGGCGGTTTAAGGACGAAATTCGATCTGCTGTTGTAGGGGAGAAGATGGCTTTGCTGGCTGAGGGTGGCGCGGAGCTCGACCGGGATGAGACATTTGTGGCGTTGGAGCGGGAGCTTTTCAATTTAGAGGCATCCGACGATCGTGGTGGCGGTTGTCGAAGGGCGGCCTTGGTGGACTCGTTGCGGCAACGTGCGAGTGAGTTGGCGGAAATCCCGCTGCACGGCGTATATCGTGGAATCTTTGCGGAGACGGTGAGCGAGGTCTCGCAGAAAGAGCTGTTTGATAATCTACCTGGTGGTCCTCGACAAAGCCCTAGTCCAAAGAAGAATGGCAGATACGTCGGTACCGTCATGGGCCGCAGTACCAGGAACGTCGCTGATGAGATAGAGGCAGGCGAATCATATTTGTTTTTAGGCAAGGAAGCGTACGGTATTCCTTTAGACAAGATTCCATACCGTGACGACGAGGTGTTCAGGGGGTTGTCtgaagagaggcggcgtGTGATGAACCACCCGGAGGACTACTCGGCTGGGTATCaggaggaggtcgaggaTGCGTTGCGCCGTCGGGTAGAGGAGCTTGCAGATGAATACAAAAGGGACCACATTAAGCACACGACCGCAAGCGATGGCCAGGCAACGAAGCCCAGAAAACGAAATGGCACGCCGGGGGAGTCCTGCAGTCCTCCGCGTCGTCCGCAAGGAAAGACGAAGctgagggaggtggaggagcgaACTGAGGAGCACCGACGGGAAACGGTGGAATTGGCGTCCGCATTTACAGACCCACCCTTCCACGACGCAAACAGCCAGGCAGAGGGCGCGTGGCCGCGCATTGCTGATGTGTACCCTGAAGGTCTCATGCAGCCGCTCTTGCCCAACTATCCCAAAACGTCAGACATGGCTTCCCCCGCAGGAGACTTAACGTATCTCGCACCGTTCCTGGCAGCGTTGAGCCGGCAACCACCGCTactgcaccgcctcttccaGGTCAAGACGCACCCTGTCCGCGCACCGTACACCTTTGTTTTCTTTGACCCCAACGGCACTCCTGTCACGGTGGGAATCGATGACAGAATACCGTGCGACGCGAACGGGGTGCCACGGTTCACTGTTTCGCCCAATGGTGCATggtggccgctgctggtAGAGAAGGCCTACGCTAAGTATGTAGGCGGTTACAATCGGTTTGACGAGTGCACGTCACACGAGACGCTGCGAGACTTAACCGGCCGACCAGTGACACATCTTCCTCTAGACGCTAAGCTGTCGGCGGAGGTGTCGGGGTGCAACTACCGAGATGTGACCTTCTGGCGGCGCATTCATGAGCAGCTCGAGCGGGGTGACGTGTTCATGGCGGTGTCGAGTGACATGACGCCGGATGGGATTCACCGCCACTGTCACTACGCCGTTTTTGACGTGATCGAGACCGTACCGGGGTCGAACGACCCATCCGATGTGGTAGTGAAGATCCACAACTGCTACCGCGATGCACCCGAGTACCACGGGCCACTGGCGAAGGGCGATTCTGATTGGACACCCACGTTGCGGTCTGCATGCAAGGCAGACCCGGAGAGCGAGCCAGAGTTTCTGTACGTGCCACAGCCGGTGTTCCTGCGCAACTTCTCCAGCATGCAGCGTTGCCACGTCAATTGCGGGGATCGCCTCACAGTCTCTGGAGAGTGGACGGGTGCATGCAGCGGTGGCAATCCAACGTACACTACTTTTCGGCGAAATCCGATGTACCTCGTGCAGAACAACTCCAACCGAAATGTGACGGTGCTGGCCGAGCTGCGTCACAGCGCACCAGTCTACTACGACGCTCATAACCTTGGGGTATACCACTTGACGGCGTTGGCGCTCTTGCGGCCTGACAGCAACGCGCAGCTTGTGGCGCCACTCCTGGCGtacaacacacacaaattTGTGCAGAAAGGCCTCCTCACCGATGCTCGTGAGGTTTGCGTGGAGATGGAGCTGCCGGCGAACAGTACGTGCTACTTAATCCCGTACACCAAGAAGAAGGCCTGCTTTGGAAAGTATCAGCTTTCCGTCTACCCGCAAGACAACCCCGTCAACCTCACCACACTTCGTCCGATCGACGAAACGCACAGTTGCTTAACAAAGGATGTACTGGTGCAGCCTGGCACCGGGACAAGTGTGCGTGTCGACCTCGTGGTGAGTAGTCCATGCGATGTTCACGCCTTACTGCATCAGAATAAGGTGACTGATCCGAAATCGATAAAGCGCGGCGATCACTTAGCCGAGGATGAGATATTCATGGCTGCCTACGAAAACAACACCGCTCTCGTCTGTTCTACCGGGGATGCGTCAAACGCGCGCGAGCACGCTATCGCGTTCCAGGCGACAAAGCCTGGGCGATACACTTTCCTGGTTGGTTGCCCTTCCAGGCCTGTCTCTGGAGGTGCACCATGCACGTTGATCATCTACACTCCAACATATGCACAAGCACGCTTCGCTTCATTGAATGAACCTATACGTCCCAATGTCCCGCCGCGCGTGCAGTCCTCCAAAGCCACCACGTCCTCTGCAAGTGCTCGCCTGGGTGCGTGGCAGCCtcaggtgccgcagcgctctGCGTCTACCTCTAGCATTGCAGCGCAAACGCCGCGCGGCAACCCGCGCAATCGCAGGTACTTGTAA